A single region of the Plasmodium malariae genome assembly, chromosome: 7 genome encodes:
- the PmUG01_07011000 gene encoding STP1 protein codes for MENCIPKHFTLSGMSGYSLTRREPFRTIRTYIQNKTNLLKTANNEDLFREECINLADYLIGKMSPPKSVSPTMWEALLKFYLNHYFKNLTKYGGCPMILKNEDKELLGLKYKEEDFCKKRTTVLKEIESLKQNNSGKCVSTCLDKCKTYNAWIKQMQKQFEEKKSLFKYCYTKESSKKKTKKLTKESICDIMNEETFKELSECITPNSAESTEGLLETEKKGLETQIQNTAQIISKSHVQQEIDVPTAPEAQNEIESHNSPQPPPEHIKSEVSEIQHSTIETEDSQSLTDASLEKAKISEYVHVASEDTTALPSPALQGTQLSPDPENTQPTDKASTYTLARSPPQISHTTEHIIYDDEEIIKKIKINELTKNVNLSKRTRDRSKIIVEVHMEVLEECINEDWENHKDEFIEICIDEFTKKDYTTYPNLKVDDLIIENIKCISDIKKQNILWNKWIQRHRNLFQNLKKDDWFNNLKDEWKREVAYVQEMEEIKKKSSNKNQKVSFLEREKDIWRQWISKKGMIIQQHLDQYWNNGLVEELQNISDEYVNEDTKNYVSLLNVEELKHKENYEELYKYIKKKLLTKLCILVLIAVLEECKKEVNLENRESYLDRSINEWKGEGYSSKKQEITENIIEYNNNDIENKRNEEFDAHIWKDCFRNEIDDWIREDDLYANSIVSDRTVDKSDEIAEKPFL; via the exons ATGGAAAATTGTATACCTAAg CATTTCACTCTTTCTGGAATGTCAGGATATTCGCTAACCCGCAGAGAACCATTTAGGACTATTAGAACTtacatacaaaataaaactaatttattaaaaacgGCAAATAACGAAGATTTGTTTAGAGAAGAATGCATAAATTTAGCTGATTATCTAATTGGAAAAATGTCTCCTCCGAAGTCTGTATCTCCTACTATGTGGGAAGCGTTATTGAAGTTTTATCTAAATCAttactttaaaaatttaactaAATATGGTGGATGTCCTATGAtcttaaaaaatgaagataaagAACTTTTAggattaaaatataaagaagagGATTTCTGTAAAAAAAGGACTACCGTTTTGAAAGAAATAGAGAGCTTAAAACAGAATAATTCAGGTAAATGCGTCAGTACATGTTTAGACAAATGCAAAACATATAATGCATGGATTAAACAGATGCAGAAGCAATttgaagaaaagaaaagtcTCTTTAAATATTGTTACACAAAAGAAAGTTCCAAAAAAAAGACCAAAAAACTAACTAAAGAATCGATATGTGATATAATGAATGAAGAAACTTTTAAAGAACTTTCTGAATGTATAACCCCGAATTCAGCAGAAAGTACTGAAGGTTTACttgaaacagaaaaaaaaggtttaGAAACTCAAATTCAAAATACAGCTCAAATTATATCCAAATCTCACGTACAACAAGAAATAGATGTGCCAACTGCACCCGAAGCTCAAAATGAAATTGAATCACATAATTCACCACAACCTCCACCAGAACATATTAAAAGTGAAGTTTCAGAAATTCAGCATTCAACTATAGAAACTGAGGATTCACAATCTTTAACAGATGCATCATTAGAAAAAGCTAAAATTTCtgaatatgtacatgtagcATCAGAAGATACTACTGCATTACCCTCTCCAGCTCTTCAAGGCACACAATTATCTCCTGATCCTGAGAATACACAGCCAACTGATAAAGCATCGACATATACCTTAGCACGTAGTCCTCCCCAAATATCACATACTACAG AacacataatatatgatgatgaagaaattataaaaaaaataaaaataaatgaacttacaaaaaatgtaaatttatcaAAGCGAACAAGAGACAGATCCAAAATCATAGTAGAAGTACATATGGAAGTACTCGAAGAATGCATAAATGAAGATTGGGAGAACCACAAAGACGAATTCATAGAAATATGTATAGATGAGTTCACAAAAAAGGATTATACAACCTATCCCAATTTAAAAGTTGATGAtctaataatagaaaatattaaatgtatcaGTGATatcaaaaaacaaaacattcTATGGAATAAATGGATACAAAGACATAGAAATCTTTTTCAAAATCTGAAAAAAGACGATTggtttaataatttgaagGATGAATGGAAAAGAGAAGTAGCTTACGTACAAGAAatggaagaaataaaaaagaaatcttcaaataaaaatcaaaaagtttcatttttagaaagagaaaaagatatatggaGACAGTGGATATCAAAAAAGGGTATGATTATACAACAACATCTTGATCAGTACTGGAATAATGGATTAGTAGAGGAGTTGCAGAATATCTCAGATGAATATGTAAATGAAGAtactaaaaattatgtatcaCTATTAAATGTAGAAGAATTGAAGCacaaagaaaattatgaagaattatataaatatataaaaaaaaaattattaacaaagcTTTGTATTCTCGTGCTGATAGCAGTATTAGAAGAATGTAAAAAGGAGGTAAACCTTGAAAATAGGGAATCATATTTGGATAGATCCATAAATGAATGGAAAGGAGAAGGATATTCAAgtaaaaaacaagaaattacagaaaatataattgaatataataacaatgatatagaaaataaaagaaatgagGAATTTGATGCTCATATATGGAAAGATTGTTTCAGAAATGAGATAGACGATTGGATAAGAGAAGATGACTTATATGCAAATTCTATAGTTAGTGATAGAACAGTAGACAAATCGGATGAAATAGCAGAAAAACCGTTTCTATAA